The following proteins come from a genomic window of Nicotiana tomentosiformis chromosome 12, ASM39032v3, whole genome shotgun sequence:
- the LOC138903284 gene encoding uncharacterized protein, with amino-acid sequence MGLHQGSALSTFLFALALDVMTRHIQKMMPWCMLFADDIVMINEMRGGVNARLEVLRQALESKGFKLSRSKTEYLECKFSDERHEEEVEVNIDTQIIPKIDSSSILGLFIQGDGEIDENVTHHIGAGWMRWILASGILCDKNVPPRLKANSTGW; translated from the coding sequence atggggttgcatcagggatcaGCCCTTAGCACGTTTTTGTTTGCCCTAGCATTAGATGTGATGACACGACACATACAAAAGATgatgccatggtgtatgttatttgctgatgacatAGTAATGATTAACGAGATGCGAGGGGGTGTTAACGCTAGGTTGGAAGTTTTGAGACAGGCGCTGGAGtccaaaggtttcaagttgagtagatCGAAAACTGAAtatttggagtgcaagttcagtgatgAGAGACATGAAGAAGAAGTGGAAGTAAATATTGATACACAAATCATTCCCAAAATAGATAgttcaagtatcttgggtctatTTATCCAAGGCGACGGGGAGATTGACGAAAATGTTACTCACCACATTGGAGCGGGTTGGATGAGATGGATTCTAGCTTCGGGAATTTTATGCGATAAGAATGTGCCGCCTAGACTTAAGGCAAATTCTACAGGGTGGTAG